The Nomia melanderi isolate GNS246 chromosome 13, iyNomMela1, whole genome shotgun sequence sequence AATAGGGCGATCAAACGCGAATACGAATTGTTTAGAGCACATAGCGACTCTTAGACGTTTCTTCACGACTCCAACCGATTTTCGAAGGTACCAACGCTAAGCTACTTTATAGTAGTTTCTTagatttctcattttttaagaACAAAACGTAGCAAATGCAATAATATTAGAGTAGTTCCTTCAACCTTGTTATATTCAGCGCTATAAATGATGAGCCCACAGAGTACAAAGGGTGAATTAGAACACGCGACGCTCATAGTAGAGCTGCAGAGGCTGGAAACGTTGATCGGAGGAGCGATGGAATATATTTCTTTGGTGTTGTAACGGTAAGTCTTCGAGAATTATAGAAGATTGGAGATCCCTAGgtgtgttattatttataaattctttcatTGTACGAGGGAACCGTGTACCTCTACGCTTCGTTCTCATCGCGGCTCGGCTGGAAGCGTATCCGGGCAGCGGGTTCGCTCCGAGAATATCGGTACTCGCGCGTCATACGGCGAATCCGGGCCGAAACAGGGCCAACCCGTTGGACGTGTACTCGATTTCAATTTCGACCGGAGGAACCGCCTACCCTCCCGGTCCCGCGAATGGAATCCCGGCCGGCCGGGTGCCCCGTTTCGATTGACGCGAGTTCGGCGCGTCGGAGGAACGATGAGTAACTGCCGGTACCGTTAGCCCGAATCGTCGTTCCTCCTCGAGAATGTCAATTTCATACGGTTTACGGTACTGGAATTGCGCGTTAGGATACACCGCGCTCCGATTGTTCGCCGTTTCTTTTCCGTTCACCACGTGCTAGCGCCGTCGACGCCTCCGCTCTTCCGATCCGCTGAATCCCAAGGTCGGCCCCGTTGAACATTTTCGAATTCTACGGGAGGACAGCGGCCTATCGAAAGCAAGTTGATCTCTCGCTCTGGAATGTTTGATACTTGTATTGGGGACACTTTGATGAACGTAGTTCTTGGAATTCGAGATTGAGATTGAATTGTTGGATCGGTAGACGTACGTATAATGTGACTGATACGTATGAATTTGTGTTATAGGAAATTTGTACGAGATTCTCGCGTATAATATAGTTACATAACTATGGTATGTGAGTGACTATTACCAAGGAGAAAATGAGAAGGAgggaattaacactagaacctcTTGATTCCATTTTTCCCAGTTATTCgacagataacagatgcttctctgaaaagGTACTAGAGAAACCGATttatacacaaactgaattggaaACCAAGTCTTAATAATTGCACTGTTCAggtttctacagaacaatttGAAAAGGACGATttaactcggtagttctagtgttaagaaagaaTTAAGGAAACAATGAACGCTGAACTACAACTCACGCCATTGTCAAATACGAGACGTTCATGTATTCTACTGCATATCGCGTTACACGAGGAATCGTATTACGAAGACAGTAGTCGCATCTTCGGGTTAGAGGAATTCGCGTAACACGGGTGTCTAATATATTTCGAACGCCGCGCGACAACGGCACGCATTGTCGACGATCGTCCTTTGTTGCGCGgcgcgggaaagagagaggaaacaGACGCACGCAACGGTACACCAGAGTGACCACGAGCCGAAACGTTTCCGGTGTGTCGGCTGACGGCCTCGAAAAAGCCGCGCCTTCCTAAAATAACTCGACCAGCGTCAGGGTCCGGTTGAAGGTCAACGACTCCTGCCTTCCGTGGCTTAGGACCGCTTGCCAGCGGATTCCACGGTCGCTTGTTCGCCCAGGTAGATGACAGACTCGTTGATTTCCGCAGGAACGGGCGAGGACTGAAGAATTGACGGAGGAAAGATGCTGCTGCCGAGAACGTGCATCCTGCTGATCCTGTTCAGCCTGGCGAGCTGCGAGAAGAACGAAGAGGACGATGCCTCCGCGGTGTTCCTCGAGGCGGCCAAGTCCTTCTTCACGAACAAGGACAACCTGAACGCGCTGCAGGGCTTCGCCAGCGCGTTCGTGCAGCCGGGCACCGGGAAACAGGTAGATTTCGATGGAAACCTAGAATGCTGGCGCGCGAAGCCCGCTAATCGTAGAATTCCACTGAACAGGAGAACGGCATGCTGGGCAAATCGAATCTAGACGGTATTGGGCAGATCATCTCGGGGATAGGCACCCTGTTCGCGACCAACGAGAACCGCCAGGGGATCGATTACTCGGTGATAGGATCTGTTTTGGAAAGCATGGTGAGCACCGATACCAAGGAAGAGAATCATCAAAGAGCCACCAGGGAGGTCGACGACGGTAGCCAGAGAGTCAGAGAAGCCGAGAAGAAGCAGGAGTCTAGCCTGGACTTCGACAGCCTCTTGAGTTTAGGCAGCACCTTGTTCGGCCAGAGCGGCGAGAAGAACGCCGACTTCGTGATGGGCTTGCTGCCCATGCTGTTGCAGAACTTCGCCAGTGGCAACGACGTCGACGGCCAGCCCAAGAACCCTCACGATCACTCCAGCCACTCGTGGTACATGCCGCCCATCTTGGAGAACCTGCACGTGATATGGGAGCACTTCAGCAACTCGGAACTGGGACAGACTCTGTGGAAGAACAGCGGACTGTCGCAGTTCGTCAGCCAGATGTCCGACCCCGAGGGGCGCCTCCAGTACGAGAAGATGCTGGACAGCTTCGAGAACCCGTCCCTGCGGCGCAGGTGGATCAGAGCGTTGACGAACTACGTCGGCGAGTGGATCTCGCACGTGTCCGACCCGCAGATACAGCAGCGGTACCTGAGCACGGCGCAGTTCGTGGGCAACAGCTTCCTGAAGTCGCAGGGATTCCCGAAGTCGGCCATGTTCGACGCGAAGAGACCGGTGGACAGCTTGTCCAGGTGAGAGTTTGGGATCTTCTGACTTCTGACTAATTTGTAGTCGACGTTGTTTATGAGAACGAGCTTAGAGTCAATTCCTTTGCTCTCGAACGTTAATGGTAATATTTGGGGCTATTTGAAGACATTGGATCCACAAAgctattctttaaccctttgcactcgggaggtgactcagtcattgattcgacgcagtaaaattgtaaaatctgatatttccgagtgcaaagggttaattcagtgAAAAGGATCGGTAAAGTGTTTTATGCCATCGAACAGGGTGGTGAACGCTGTCGCGAAGAGGCACGTGGGCATGAAGATCGACAGCTCGCAGTACATTAGACCGGCAGTCGCGTACGTGCAGGAGTTAATTACCCTGGCCTCGGAGAAGGGGTTCATAATGTCCCGGGTGAACGCCAGGGAGATCAGCAACAGACTCAGCGAAATGATCAATCACGATATTATCGACCCCATGCTGAAGGTAGGAAATCGAGCGCGAGAGAAAGCCGGAGAAGTTTGGAATGCCAGACGACTGACGAGATATCCATCGGTTATTTTTTAGTCTTATCGAGCCTACAAATGGTCGATCAAGAGGCCGCAGTGCGCCAGCCAGATTCTGTGCACCATAAACGAGCAAAACGAGCAGGACAAACAGCAGTCGCCTCTGCGGAAAGGTCTGCTCGTCGCGACGAGCTATCCGGCAGCTTGGGCTGTTAGCAACAAACTAGGAACCAGTTTCTGGCCGCTCTACGGAGCAATCACGGAACACAGCGGATGTATCGTAAGTAAAAGATGATCTGCGGCTATCTATGCAAATTCAATTTCTCAGGATTACAGTTAAACATCGTCGCTCGACGAACGTTGCATACGCTACACGGTTCGAACATTTTCTATAGTACATCCCGCGCGATTCCGCGATATTCCCACGAACGCATAGAAACCCGCGATCCAATGATCTCTGTTATTTACGAACGAGGTGCCGAGGATTCACGAACTTCTCGATTTTCAGCAAAAATATCCAGCCGACTGTACAGACTTCCACGAGGAGGAGATCCGAGTCAGCACAGCGAGCATCCACAGTGAACTTTAATGATCTCGAGACGTGCGCGCCTGTGAAAGACATTCGGTTTAAAGGAGAGAGCGTAACGCGTCGAAtcgtttattaaatgtttatcgTCCGCAGCGAGGTTGTATCGTGATAAGAACCGTTACCGAGTCGTTTCTGACGAGGGGGCTCGATCCGCGACGAAAGTCGACGAAGCAGAGGCTGTGCGCCAGAGGCAGCTACCTTTTGCTTCCTCGCGTGTACATATAAAAAAGCAGGAGTCGTGGGCGCAGTCGAATAACTAGGCGTTCAATTCTATGAGAACCCTTTATTTCTCTCCGTCCCATCCCCAaccccctctctccctctctctcactctatatatatatacataaatatatatatatatagataatatatatttattttctctaaAGGAATCTAGAAAAGTCCGACGAGAGAAACGTGTAAGGCACGCCATCAAACGCGTGTTCTTATTTAGGGGCACGGAAGTCCGACGACTAGTGTGCGATCGCGCACGCGCGTCTCCATCGTGTATCGAATTCGTCAACGGCCAATCTGTCAGCAAACAGCTCCtgtaaatattagataaaagCCAAATAAAACGTAATTATGGTTGTACAGGAGGCGTCTAGCGAGGTTGTCTCCTGTTTATCCAACGCTCCCGTTGATCGTGGAATAGAAGATCCTTCCCTCCGCGTTACTTCCTCTTGATGTTCTTGCACGCCCACTCCAGGCCTTCCTGTCGTGTTCAACGATTCCCGTCAATGTTTAATCGGCACTCGACGCCGCCGTAAAGTTACCGTTAAACGTACTTTGACACCTTTCCCCTCGGTGGCGATGCAAGACTGGATCTGCCAGTCCCGGTCCTTGATGTTGTGCAGTCCGAGGCCTTCCGCGATTTCCGCCGCGGTCACTGCCTGCCCGAGATCCTGTTTGTTGGCGTACACCAGTAACGGCACACCGCGCAGCTTCTCCTCGAGCAACAGCTCCGATAATTCTTGCCCGGTCTCTTCCAGTCTCTTTATGTCCGCGCTGTCCACAACGTAGATCTTTGGGGATAACGAGCTTATCAGTCACCTTTGGCTTAGAAGTTAGCTACGCAGTCTCCTCCGCGCGACGTTTCGGAGAGTCTGGACTTACCAGGACGTCGGTGTTCTCGAAATAGTTGCGCCAGTAGGGGCGGATCTTTCGAGCACCCCCTATGTCCCATACGTTCAATTTGAAGCCCTCGCTTTGCACGCTTTTTATGTTGAAGCCTTGAGTCGGGGTTACCTACAAGTTAAATGCCATGTTAATTATTGATGGCTGACGCTTCagaattgaaaacaattgttaCATAATCGATGTCGAGAatgtttgacactagaactaccaagcagacAAGTTGACTTTCCAAAATCTTTCTATAGAGACCTAAACGGTGGATGgagacttcgatcactcaaaacttagtttgcgtattactaaaacaatttctttgagAATTTTTTGGAGGtctatttttttctaataattgtaaaaagaatatttgggaatgggtcattctgatcTATCTGgttattctagtgttaataacgtaactaagttgataaaaGTATAATGCAAAGGTTGTAACGCCAAGCAGTGAATATttgttgctacttttctttgctaaaagAGATAACTGTAAAAAtagtcaagattttcgtggcgcttgtTAAAGTGATTTTTGATAGTAAATGGTAACTGGTTTCGTGCTTTTGCGATTTTGGAGACAATTGGTACCTGCGTGATGTCCTCGCTGGCTAAGGATTTCAGGATGGTCGTTTTTCCAGCGTTGTCCAGACCAAGCAGGAGCAAACGCAGTTCCTTGTCAGGATTCGAGCGCAGTTTTCTTAAGATTGATAGTAGCCcctatgattttatttttattagttgtttgttAAATGTAGATGACAATATGTTAGTGATAATGGTACATATATGACAGTAAGTACATGCTCGAaggatgaaataaaagaaaagagaaagtgGACGATTCTTATTTGTAAAAACAAGGAGGAATCGTAAGAACGTTTAAAGTACCATTTAAATTACGCGCTTCTAGCAGACAGCTAGCAGAAGCCTAGCAGATGGTATTGCAGCTGCATCGTTGCTTGGGAAACGATGGTTCAATTTGTGACACATTTTTGCGAAATACTTTATCAAGCCATGTGCACTTGTCATTGATTCTTAGAGAAGAATGCAATTGGTACTTGGATCGTGTATTCTGTATTTAACGAAACGTATTCTAACGAAGTAAATTGCATTAAATCTTGAAAGTGCAGTCAGTGATAGGTTATGTTGTGCGTGTCTCACGTTTGAAAATGTAGGCTTCGTACAATAAAAAGAGGTGCATACTGGCCCGATTTGTGCATGgaaagaatgattaattattttttattatcgttACCATATTTCGTTCGTTATGTATTAAACAGGAAGTAAAACGTCGTGACAATTAACCACGACACGTCAACTACTGAATTTATCGTCCAACGGGTTTGTTGTGTTGTTACTCTGGTTACTAAGGAAACTAGAGCTCTACACCTGTACACCTTGGCCAATAATGTTTATAGTATCTGCCTAGAAACTATAATCTGGGTATAGATACTTTACCTTACTACGTAAACAATAATTGCATCGATACCATTGCGAAATCCTTGACACCAATTTTCTTGTCTACAAATTTGTATAGTATTCCGGTCTTACGCCTAGATAACATAGTTTAAAGTTCTCCACATATATTTCCATACAAACAACAATTTACGTTAGTGATAGAAACATGTCATTTTATTACGCCGGATTTAATGCTTGTACATTGTTCTCTGATGATGGAGATGTTGATTATACAGTAGATTCGttcactgaaatttcatttgccGGACTTACCGATTTCCAAATAGGATGGAGCTATTTTCTCCTGTGGAAGGGAAgggaattatatatttgtaagaaAACCGAGGAGGGAGATACAATTACTGAATTATTACAGATACCAGATAATCCGTTAAACAGGTACAATATCTGATTCCAAATGTTCCTCAGGGAATAGTCAATAGAAACTTCGTTTACTGTTATAGTTGTAAATCAGCTGTAGCTGGTAAAGACAATATAGTGATCTTATCGAACCAAAATGAATTTTGGCAATATATGGTCTACGAGCACAATGGTTTTTGGAAGAAGGTGACAAATTTCATACCAAGCAATGATGATTCGATTAAAGAACATCCTGTTAAAGTCCTCAGAGCGGGTTGCACTGTGGTCCTTACTAACTTAGGTACACATTTACCATATTAAAAGtctaatagtaaataaaattccaattccAAACTACTGACACTTTAGGTCGAGTATTTAATGCCCCTACGTTAGTCGAAATGCCAAAGAGGGTAAAATTCATAGACATTGCCTGTGGGTTTGACCACACTATCCTACTATCAGAGAGTGGTGACGTATATTCGATGGGGATAGGAACGTACGTATCGTCTATCGAGTGTCCAAGATTAATGCAACATTACAGTACAACGAATCATTTATATAACGCAGACGTGGCCAATTAGGGCACAATGATTTGGAGGATTGCGACAACCCTACACTGATCGAGGCTCTGGCCGGTCTAAAAGTTGTTTGCATCTCGGCACAGGGTTGGCACAGCGCCGTAGTTACAGATCAAGTTAATATcccgaatttttcaaaaatccaCCAACAATCAGAAAcctatttttcaagaaaaaaaaaCCTGTTCGATCGTAGGGCGACTTGTACACATGGGGGTGGAATACGAACTCGGAGCTAGGCCTGCCTAATATGGAGAGTAAAGTGGTCGCTGTGCCcacattaataaattttacagaCGACCAAAACGAGAGCGTAGAAATATTCGTGAAGAAAGTCGAATGCGGGAACACGTTCACCATATGTGTAACTGGTACGTATCTTCGATCAGGAAACGAGGGGAAAAAGTATACCAAAgtattatttctgttttaacaGACGATGGCACCTTTTGGGGTTGCGGATGCAACAAATATGGACAGTTAGGACAATCAGGGGAGGCCTTACAGAGCTCGTCAAAGTTCATCAAATTAGAAATCCCTGGAACTATCGCAGTTAAAGATTTCCGGTGCCGAGAATGGGGCACCCTGCTCCTAACATGATCGcgaacaaataaagaaatatttggcATTAATGCCTACGTGTCTCGCTATTTAATCGTCTCTTCCAAgcatgtcaaatattttcatcgtttcGTTCGCCTCTATCAGTGGCAGAATAAATCTTCGCTTCTCGAGTAGAATTTCTTCGTCGACGAGCGAAGACGAAGGGGTGTTCGGTACCGCCGATGGATCCTTTTTCTTGCCTTTGCCTGGAACATCGAAAATCGCGAGATTTTTACTCAGATCGCAAGGTCATTATTCGTAGAAGCATTCTACAGCACCTGTCGctattttctccgttttcttcGACTTATCGGTGGTTccgaatttttctaatttcttgcGAAGCCCCACGCAGAAAGGCATCGACTTGGGATCCACCAGCTTCACAGGACGCGGCGTCCTCAGAGTGAATGGCAGCTGATAAGATTGCACTTCGATCGATTCGACGAAGACTGAATAGACGAGGAAATAGCGTAATTCATTGGCGTACCTTCATAGAGAAAATCATTAATACACTGTTCCCTTGTAATACTTCTCCATCGTataaacgttaaaataaatttacatatcgTAGGTAGACTCCATTATAGTGTCCAGCACAGAAATCGGTTCTACATTGCTGAAGAAACCGTCAGTCTGATCTCGATCTCCAGAAAACTCTTTCTTATCCAAGTTACTCCGCTGGTCCCTAGATTGCCTGTTGCAAAAATCAATTAGGAACACGAATGAAAAACGGGATACTCACAGGGAATCCTAAAACAGGGGTAGCTAAACTACTTTTCCATCGAACTTCCTTCAGGATCCTTCGAGCTAGAATCTCCATTTTCCACGTTTTCCTCCATTCCTTCGGCCACTTCGATCTCATCCCAATAAGGACATCGGTTTTCTCCAGCAATTACATTCGCGGCGAGGCGAAACATCTCCTTCATCAGCCTGAGAAACTCTCCGCGCGAGAGCCTCTTATCTGCGAATCGACAGGAGTTTAAATCGAAGTATCGCGTGCGAATCGCGATCGGTTACCCCGGATAAGCGACATTTCCCCAGCTAGCCAGCTGATCAAGACGCTCAGATAACGATCGTCCAGGTTCCCCCTGTGCCTGTGAACCTGTAGCGCCAGCGTGTCCAGGAACCAAAAGGACGCCATGTTGGTCTTGTAATCGGCGATCTCGAGAAGATCCGCCAGCGATCTACAGGAAGACGAGAGAGTTCTACGCGTCTAGATTCGATCCCGGCGACTAGAGAATTCTAACTCGATGAGCTCCGACGGGTCCTCGCTCGCGATTCCGATCGGTTTGCCGCGCGACCTCTTGAACTTCGGGGGAAGGGTGTGCAAGAACTTCTCGCCGGGTCCGCCGGAAACTTCGGGCCGATCGTCCGGATTCCCGGTCGACTATAATTTCGGGAATGCTTTCAGTTCCCGGATCGAAACAAAGTTTCCGGTAGCGTACGCGAGACGGGACGAGATCGTAAGCGACCCTTTCTTTTCTCTATCCGAAAGCTACAGGACGATCGGGATCTTTCGATCAAGACTCAACCTCGATTCCAAGTTCGTCCGATCGACGCGTTTCGTTCCCGGTCGTCGCACGGTTCACCGGATCCAGCATGCTCCCGAAACAGCGCGTTCCTCGGTCGAGGGAACTGTCAACCGCGGCCGGCCGTAGCGCGTCCGTCGAGCCGAGCCGATCGAAGAAGCCGCGGATCGAGTCAGTAA is a genomic window containing:
- the LOC116433453 gene encoding RCC1 domain-containing protein 1 isoform X2, whose product is MVLQLHRCLGNDGSICDTFLRNTLSSHVHLSLILREECNCCKSAVAGKDNIVILSNQNEFWQYMVYEHNGFWKKVTNFIPSNDDSIKEHPVKVLRAGCTVVLTNLGRVFNAPTLVEMPKRVKFIDIACGFDHTILLSESGDVYSMGIGTRGQLGHNDLEDCDNPTLIEALAGLKVVCISAQGWHSAVVTDQGDLYTWGWNTNSELGLPNMESKVVAVPTLINFTDDQNESVEIFVKKVECGNTFTICVTDDGTFWGCGCNKYGQLGQSGEALQSSSKFIKLEIPGTIAVKDFRCREWGTLLLT
- the LOC116433453 gene encoding RCC1 domain-containing protein 1 isoform X1, whose protein sequence is MSFYYAGFNACTLFSDDGDVDYTVDSFTEISFAGLTDFQIGWSYFLLWKGRELYICKKTEEGDTITELLQIPDNPLNSCKSAVAGKDNIVILSNQNEFWQYMVYEHNGFWKKVTNFIPSNDDSIKEHPVKVLRAGCTVVLTNLGRVFNAPTLVEMPKRVKFIDIACGFDHTILLSESGDVYSMGIGTRGQLGHNDLEDCDNPTLIEALAGLKVVCISAQGWHSAVVTDQGDLYTWGWNTNSELGLPNMESKVVAVPTLINFTDDQNESVEIFVKKVECGNTFTICVTDDGTFWGCGCNKYGQLGQSGEALQSSSKFIKLEIPGTIAVKDFRCREWGTLLLT
- the LOC116433454 gene encoding ADP-ribosylation factor-like protein 3, which produces MGLLSILRKLRSNPDKELRLLLLGLDNAGKTTILKSLASEDITQVTPTQGFNIKSVQSEGFKLNVWDIGGARKIRPYWRNYFENTDVLIYVVDSADIKRLEETGQELSELLLEEKLRGVPLLVYANKQDLGQAVTAAEIAEGLGLHNIKDRDWQIQSCIATEGKGVKEGLEWACKNIKRK
- the LOC116433452 gene encoding uncharacterized protein LOC116433452 isoform X1, whose protein sequence is MLLPRTCILLILFSLASCEKNEEDDASAVFLEAAKSFFTNKDNLNALQGFASAFVQPGTGKQNSTEQENGMLGKSNLDGIGQIISGIGTLFATNENRQGIDYSVIGSVLESMVSTDTKEENHQRATREVDDGSQRVREAEKKQESSLDFDSLLSLGSTLFGQSGEKNADFVMGLLPMLLQNFASGNDVDGQPKNPHDHSSHSWYMPPILENLHVIWEHFSNSELGQTLWKNSGLSQFVSQMSDPEGRLQYEKMLDSFENPSLRRRWIRALTNYVGEWISHVSDPQIQQRYLSTAQFVGNSFLKSQGFPKSAMFDAKRPVDSLSRVVNAVAKRHVGMKIDSSQYIRPAVAYVQELITLASEKGFIMSRVNAREISNRLSEMINHDIIDPMLKSYRAYKWSIKRPQCASQILCTINEQNEQDKQQSPLRKGLLVATSYPAAWAVSNKLGTSFWPLYGAITEHSGCIQKYPADCTDFHEEEIRVSTASIHSEL
- the LOC116433437 gene encoding uncharacterized protein LOC116433437 isoform X2, coding for MIFSMKLPFTLRTPRPVKLVDPKSMPFCVGLRKKLEKFGTTDKSKKTEKIATGKGKKKDPSAVPNTPSSSLVDEEILLEKRRFILPLIEANETMKIFDMLGRDD
- the LOC116433452 gene encoding uncharacterized protein LOC116433452 isoform X2, whose translation is MLLPRTCILLILFSLASCEKNEEDDASAVFLEAAKSFFTNKDNLNALQGFASAFVQPGTGKQENGMLGKSNLDGIGQIISGIGTLFATNENRQGIDYSVIGSVLESMVSTDTKEENHQRATREVDDGSQRVREAEKKQESSLDFDSLLSLGSTLFGQSGEKNADFVMGLLPMLLQNFASGNDVDGQPKNPHDHSSHSWYMPPILENLHVIWEHFSNSELGQTLWKNSGLSQFVSQMSDPEGRLQYEKMLDSFENPSLRRRWIRALTNYVGEWISHVSDPQIQQRYLSTAQFVGNSFLKSQGFPKSAMFDAKRPVDSLSRVVNAVAKRHVGMKIDSSQYIRPAVAYVQELITLASEKGFIMSRVNAREISNRLSEMINHDIIDPMLKSYRAYKWSIKRPQCASQILCTINEQNEQDKQQSPLRKGLLVATSYPAAWAVSNKLGTSFWPLYGAITEHSGCIQKYPADCTDFHEEEIRVSTASIHSEL
- the LOC116433437 gene encoding uncharacterized protein LOC116433437 isoform X1, whose amino-acid sequence is MESTYDMYANELRYFLVYSVFVESIEVQSYQLPFTLRTPRPVKLVDPKSMPFCVGLRKKLEKFGTTDKSKKTEKIATGKGKKKDPSAVPNTPSSSLVDEEILLEKRRFILPLIEANETMKIFDMLGRDD